A genomic region of Sciurus carolinensis chromosome 7, mSciCar1.2, whole genome shotgun sequence contains the following coding sequences:
- the Calhm4 gene encoding calcium homeostasis modulator protein 4 isoform X1, translating to MSPSLSNIVSSLQRSGTFINSLIAALTIGGQQLFSSFTFRCPCQVGKNFYYGSAFLVIPALILLIAGYALRNQMWTITSEYCCSCVPRRRISPLERRLACLRIFSITGRALVAPLTWLAVTLLKGNYYECAASEFASVDHYPEFQNVTASKREEILAGFPCDRSTPSNAILVKDEVALQHRYQSQMLGWILITLATIAAVVSRCLAQCCSPLTSLQHYYWTNHLQNERELFEQAAKEHSRLLIRQRIKKLFGFCPGSEDVRHIRIPSCQDWKDISAPSLLCMGDTSQGHYSFLGDRVVEDNEEDKSEGIELKP from the exons ATGAGCCCGTCTCTCAGCAATATTGTTTCTTCTCTGCAGAGAAGTGGAACCTTTATCAACTCTTTGATTGCAGCGTTGACTATTGGTGGGCAACAGCTGTTCTCTTCATTCACTTTCAGATGTCCCTGTCAGGTGGGAAAAAACTTCTATTATGGTTCAGCTTTTCTTGTCATTCCTGCTTTGATCCTTCTGATTGCTGGCTATGCTCTGAGAAACCAAATGTGGACGATTACCAGTGAATACTGTTGCAGCTGTGTCCCTCGCCGGAGGATCAGTCCCTTGGAGCGCAGACTGGCTTGCCTTAGGATCTTCAGCATCACCGGGAGGGCGCTTGTTGCTCCATTAACGTGGCTGGCAGTGACCCTGCTGAAAGGCAATTACTATGAGTGTGCAGCAAGTGAATTTGCATCTGTGGACCATTACCCAGAGTTTCAGAATGTCACTGCCAGCAAACGAGAAGAGATCCTAGCTGGGTTTCCATGTGACAGATCAACTCCTTCTAATGCGATCCTAGTAAAAGATGAAGTAGCCCTTCAGCACAGGTACCAGTCAcaa ATGCTGGGCTGGATTTTGATCACCTTGGCAACCATTGCTGCTGTGGTCTCCCGCTGTCTGGCGCAGTGCTGCTCTCCCCTCACCTCTCTGCAGCACTACTACTGGACCAACCACCTCCAAAATGAGAGAGAGCTCTTTGAACAAGCTGCAAAGGAGCACTCTCGGCTTCTCATCAGGCAGCGCATAAAGAAACTATTTGGCTTCTGTCCTGGGAGTGAAGATGTCAGACACATTCGTATTCCTTCGTGTCAGGACTGGAAAGATATTTCAGCACCCAGTCTTCTATGCATGGGTGACACCTCACAGGGGCACTATAGCTTTCTTGGAGACAGGGTAGTTGAGGATAATGAAGAAGACAAATCAGAAGGTATTGAATTAAAACCTTGA
- the Calhm4 gene encoding calcium homeostasis modulator protein 4 isoform X2: MWTITSEYCCSCVPRRRISPLERRLACLRIFSITGRALVAPLTWLAVTLLKGNYYECAASEFASVDHYPEFQNVTASKREEILAGFPCDRSTPSNAILVKDEVALQHRYQSQMLGWILITLATIAAVVSRCLAQCCSPLTSLQHYYWTNHLQNERELFEQAAKEHSRLLIRQRIKKLFGFCPGSEDVRHIRIPSCQDWKDISAPSLLCMGDTSQGHYSFLGDRVVEDNEEDKSEGIELKP, translated from the exons ATGTGGACGATTACCAGTGAATACTGTTGCAGCTGTGTCCCTCGCCGGAGGATCAGTCCCTTGGAGCGCAGACTGGCTTGCCTTAGGATCTTCAGCATCACCGGGAGGGCGCTTGTTGCTCCATTAACGTGGCTGGCAGTGACCCTGCTGAAAGGCAATTACTATGAGTGTGCAGCAAGTGAATTTGCATCTGTGGACCATTACCCAGAGTTTCAGAATGTCACTGCCAGCAAACGAGAAGAGATCCTAGCTGGGTTTCCATGTGACAGATCAACTCCTTCTAATGCGATCCTAGTAAAAGATGAAGTAGCCCTTCAGCACAGGTACCAGTCAcaa ATGCTGGGCTGGATTTTGATCACCTTGGCAACCATTGCTGCTGTGGTCTCCCGCTGTCTGGCGCAGTGCTGCTCTCCCCTCACCTCTCTGCAGCACTACTACTGGACCAACCACCTCCAAAATGAGAGAGAGCTCTTTGAACAAGCTGCAAAGGAGCACTCTCGGCTTCTCATCAGGCAGCGCATAAAGAAACTATTTGGCTTCTGTCCTGGGAGTGAAGATGTCAGACACATTCGTATTCCTTCGTGTCAGGACTGGAAAGATATTTCAGCACCCAGTCTTCTATGCATGGGTGACACCTCACAGGGGCACTATAGCTTTCTTGGAGACAGGGTAGTTGAGGATAATGAAGAAGACAAATCAGAAGGTATTGAATTAAAACCTTGA